In Legionella beliardensis, the following are encoded in one genomic region:
- a CDS encoding glycoside hydrolase family 18 protein gives MKTGTNFLLAKLCYFFLSSAYAAAILDIVPSSTYPIAIAANGASYLTYTVKNNTTKTLTAITIDSSYGNPGNVLILALNGNQCKQLKPGASCQFTVSIQGNNQATFASLTPRVCAYRGTVCSVPILSNRVLVIASRNIPNSTFPLPYVGTFYPIYNSGPGQWIEPTFSMPFNRINTIFIAFAHTYPYANGAILTYEAGQTDQAARIGRLVQTARLLNPSIKLLISLGWGKNDWAYINTDYVNHANIFIPSVIQFIRANQLDGLDIDDEEIGGTSGRIPQRHFNSVITNLRNALNYASLQDNKPYYLTITPAGNNSQQGGLDDTQVNAANASNFNLINIQTYYNGSETFGQDFLSSLINIGYPATQIANGIDTEKCQPTIPPYLGLAGLFNWNMTADSACNFRYTIEIANLLGYYG, from the coding sequence ATGAAAACAGGGACTAACTTTTTACTTGCTAAATTATGTTACTTTTTCCTAAGCAGCGCTTATGCAGCCGCCATTTTAGATATCGTACCAAGCAGTACCTATCCTATCGCTATTGCCGCAAATGGGGCAAGCTATTTAACGTATACTGTTAAAAACAATACCACGAAAACGCTAACTGCCATCACCATTGACTCAAGTTATGGCAATCCAGGCAATGTCTTGATTTTAGCGCTAAACGGCAATCAATGTAAGCAGCTTAAGCCAGGTGCAAGCTGTCAATTTACGGTCAGCATTCAAGGTAACAATCAAGCGACATTTGCAAGTCTTACGCCGCGTGTTTGTGCTTATCGTGGCACTGTTTGCTCAGTCCCTATTTTGAGTAATCGCGTGCTCGTTATCGCGAGTCGCAATATCCCCAATTCTACCTTTCCCCTGCCTTATGTAGGCACATTTTACCCTATTTATAATTCAGGCCCCGGACAATGGATTGAGCCAACTTTTTCTATGCCTTTTAACCGGATTAATACCATTTTTATAGCCTTTGCCCACACTTACCCCTATGCCAATGGCGCAATTTTAACCTATGAAGCTGGCCAAACCGATCAGGCTGCACGCATAGGACGGTTAGTGCAAACCGCCCGCCTTCTAAACCCTTCCATCAAGTTATTAATTTCGTTAGGCTGGGGTAAGAATGATTGGGCTTATATCAATACGGATTATGTTAATCATGCCAATATTTTTATCCCTAGTGTCATCCAATTTATTCGCGCCAATCAATTAGATGGTCTAGACATTGATGATGAAGAAATTGGTGGAACAAGCGGTAGAATCCCGCAACGACATTTCAATAGCGTCATTACCAATTTAAGAAATGCCCTAAATTATGCATCCCTACAAGACAATAAGCCTTATTATTTAACTATTACCCCAGCCGGTAATAATTCTCAACAAGGTGGGCTTGACGATACGCAAGTTAACGCCGCTAATGCTTCTAATTTTAATCTGATTAATATTCAAACTTACTATAATGGCAGTGAAACCTTTGGCCAAGATTTCTTAAGTAGCCTTATTAATATTGGCTATCCTGCTACCCAAATAGCCAATGGCATTGATACGGAAAAATGCCAGCCAACTATCCCACCCTATTTGGGATTAGCTGGGTTATTTAACTGGAATATGACGGCTGACAGTGCCTGTAATTTCAGATACACCATTGAAATTGCTAATTTGTTAGGCTATTACGGTTAG
- a CDS encoding S-(hydroxymethyl)glutathione dehydrogenase/class III alcohol dehydrogenase encodes MQVKAAVAYQAKKPLAIEMVDLEGPRAGEVLIEIKATGVCHTDAFTLSGSDPEGLFPAILGHEGAGVVVEVGSGVTSVKPGDHVIPLYTPECRQCEYCLSQKTNLCQAIRNTQGQGLMPDGTSRFHLHGQQLFHYMGTSTFANYTVLPEIAVAKIRSDAPFEKVCYIGCGVTTGIGAVIYTAKVTPGSKVVVFGLGGIGLNVIQGARLVGAEQIIGVDINPERQTLAKKMGMTDFVNPKEIGDKELVAYLVELTKGGADYSFECVGNVTLMRQALECCHKGWGVSTIIGVAGAGQEIATRPFQLVTGRVWQGSAFGGARGRTDVPKIVDWYMDGKINIDDLITHVMPIEQINDAFDLMHQGKSIRTVVTF; translated from the coding sequence ATGCAAGTAAAAGCAGCAGTAGCATACCAAGCCAAAAAGCCTTTGGCTATTGAGATGGTTGATTTGGAAGGCCCACGAGCGGGCGAGGTGTTGATTGAAATTAAAGCAACAGGTGTTTGCCACACCGATGCCTTTACTTTATCAGGCAGCGACCCAGAAGGTTTATTTCCTGCAATTCTTGGTCATGAGGGGGCAGGAGTTGTGGTTGAAGTTGGCTCAGGCGTGACGTCAGTAAAGCCAGGCGATCATGTTATACCTTTATATACGCCTGAATGCCGGCAATGTGAATATTGCCTCTCGCAAAAAACTAATTTATGTCAGGCAATCCGTAATACGCAGGGTCAAGGGCTTATGCCAGATGGTACAAGCCGCTTTCATTTGCATGGGCAACAATTATTTCATTATATGGGTACCTCAACCTTTGCTAATTACACGGTTTTACCCGAAATAGCCGTAGCCAAAATTCGCTCTGATGCTCCTTTTGAGAAAGTGTGTTACATCGGTTGTGGGGTAACCACAGGCATTGGTGCGGTTATTTATACGGCGAAAGTGACGCCTGGTTCTAAAGTTGTTGTATTTGGCCTAGGCGGCATAGGACTTAATGTCATTCAAGGCGCACGCCTGGTAGGGGCCGAACAGATTATTGGTGTTGATATTAATCCAGAGCGCCAAACATTAGCCAAAAAAATGGGAATGACCGATTTCGTGAATCCTAAAGAAATTGGTGATAAGGAGTTAGTGGCCTATTTAGTAGAACTGACTAAAGGTGGTGCTGATTATAGTTTTGAGTGTGTGGGCAATGTGACATTGATGCGCCAGGCGTTAGAGTGCTGTCATAAAGGGTGGGGAGTTTCTACGATTATTGGGGTCGCGGGAGCCGGTCAGGAAATTGCCACCCGGCCTTTTCAGCTAGTCACAGGTAGAGTATGGCAAGGCTCAGCCTTTGGTGGCGCACGTGGGCGCACGGATGTGCCTAAAATTGTGGATTGGTATATGGATGGCAAAATTAATATTGATGATTTAATTACCCATGTTATGCCCATCGAACAAATTAATGACGCATTTGATTTAATGCACCAGGGTAAATCAATTCGCACAGTCGTTACTTTTTAA
- the fghA gene encoding S-formylglutathione hydrolase: protein MTVQLVEEHCCFGGTQRVYAHQSIATQCNMRFGLFLPPQTNKHKLPVLYWLSGLTCNEQNFITKAGAQRLAVELGLILVVPDTSPRGVNLPGDDTDYDFGVGAGFYLDATQAPWSNYYRMATYIQEELPALVQELVPVDKAACGIFGHSMGGHGALTLALKNPQQYRSVSAFAPICAPSQCPWGEKAFTGYLGDNKAIWKDYDACELIVARGWPNHSILIDQGTRDPFLQEQLKPDLFKDACKQAGIELTLRMQPGYDHSYYFIASFIDDHLRFHARQLKE, encoded by the coding sequence ATGACTGTTCAGCTTGTTGAAGAGCATTGCTGTTTTGGCGGCACGCAACGTGTGTACGCCCATCAATCCATAGCGACCCAATGCAACATGCGTTTTGGTCTTTTTTTACCACCTCAAACAAATAAGCATAAACTGCCAGTCTTGTATTGGCTTTCAGGTTTGACCTGCAATGAACAAAATTTCATTACTAAAGCTGGCGCCCAACGCCTAGCTGTAGAGTTGGGTTTAATCCTTGTTGTACCTGATACCAGCCCGCGTGGGGTTAATTTACCAGGTGATGATACGGATTATGATTTTGGGGTTGGAGCTGGGTTTTATCTTGATGCGACCCAAGCGCCCTGGTCAAATTATTATCGCATGGCGACTTATATTCAAGAAGAATTACCAGCGCTAGTGCAAGAACTTGTCCCAGTTGATAAAGCCGCTTGTGGTATCTTTGGTCACTCCATGGGCGGGCATGGCGCGCTTACATTAGCCTTGAAAAATCCACAACAGTATCGTTCCGTGTCTGCTTTTGCACCTATTTGTGCCCCTAGCCAATGCCCCTGGGGGGAAAAAGCATTTACCGGGTATTTAGGAGATAACAAAGCAATCTGGAAAGATTATGATGCTTGCGAATTGATTGTCGCTCGCGGGTGGCCAAATCACAGCATTTTAATTGATCAAGGGACAAGGGATCCCTTTTTACAAGAACAATTAAAACCAGATTTATTTAAGGATGCTTGCAAACAGGCTGGTATTGAGCTGACTCTACGCATGCAACCTGGTTATGATCACAGTTATTATTTTATTGCGAGTTTCATCGACGATCATTTACGGTTTCATGCTCGTCAATTAAAAGAATAA
- a CDS encoding EAL domain-containing protein, with product MVSISGYTLQERMRNNHNIDTYYALRRKDSYKVLLKKPNNHNAPSENLAILQHEYNLLQKITAPTIIKAYDFIQNFSEPVLILEGVEGQLLSLYLKEQQLSISDFLSLALQLVDIIEELHQLKIIHKEINPTNIIIDPNKLTLKLIDLSASTKLSDETFDYLNLDGFKESWAYISPEQTGRINRPVDYRTDFYSLGIMFFEMLTNQLPFSTADPLELFHCHIAKQPPAVHEIRREVPEILTNIIAKLLQKMPEERYSSTIGLRYDLQECQKQWHAKGGINKFKLALKDKKDYLSISRNLYGREEQVRQLLEAFERVSRGTKELIFIAGYSGIGKTSLVKEVHKPIMQYRGYYIQGKFDQLQQSIPYSGIVAAFQNLVKQVLLESEARLQEIKTYLTQALGNVGQVVIDVIPDVELIIGKQPPVHQLNPSEAQARFNLVFQNFVRVFAQATHPLVMFLDDLQWADTSSLNFIETLLQDRETNYLLIIGAYRDNEVHANHPLQFTIDSLKKTKAPFTTLTLQPLHLSDTQQLLFDTLSGPMEEIRKLAKCIYDKTQGNPFFINEFIKIIHQEKILNFSYDRGTWEWDLDKIKQQNATDNVVELLTTKIHLLSKPTQENLKLASCLGHRFDFKTLLTVTGQSVRETAERLCDAIKAGLIYPLEEPYKTVGLIGLEEIITDLNISSLNYRFAHDRIQQASYGLISQQDRPTIHLKIARLLLNEKILKHQDESLFEVMNHFNQSLPFITDNEERLLLAKYNLWAGQKAKRAAAYYTANDYLTAGVALLEKDCWTSDYNLTFQLYKELAVCKYLISDFKAADQYFSQILSYISDTLDILEVNRLKIEMFSTLGKHTEALDIGLNVLRNFGIKIPKKPSTVQTLFAIFRIKFQIRKARIEDIDLQPMTNKTQRAIADLITQLFNSAFITNQQLFVILICKSINLSLIHGYTESTSMAMPVYAFVIMHTFNLYEDALAFVKLYNNLKKKYGSSNFEGKNQFVLGTFIEPYQISFNLCNNTVIKAFKLCCEVGDLVYSNYCELLLVIHAFSAAKDLNEVKKNIKSFLSFTTRVNTSDFMMIGQFWEYAIQCLETFELANLEESIRFEELIIKGKNTTELSFFYSTLTRLHFLLGNYEAAIKSGLNHERYSDYDKGLISHLDGKFFFALALFYDYPNATKSQRRFYLKKLNYLLVFINKYATWCPSNFEAYALLMTAEMANLKKQDALGLYEQAIEAALASRLILVAAIASESAAHYCLANKMQRLANLYLQNAYRYFTDWGAIAKVQWLEKAYPDLNRDNALQKLGTQQSNAPNLDMLAILKFTQLISSEIRLDKLLQKFMVIVLETAGAQRSIILAKVNDNWVVEAEGSLEQQAIYLNSLSLEEAHPSYPVSILNYVQRTQKPIILNDATQSEIGFHDAYVQQECPRSVLMMPLFYKGQLCRILYLENKSTTHIFTPNHLDGLQLLSAQAMTSLENAKLYYQATHDPLTGLANRNMLYEIFQQTAKQITRSQDKLALLFLDLDYFKVINDTLGHDNGDKLLMHVAKTFNTILREGDVAARLGGDEFAIMLANINTKEQITRIVERIFQELVKPVCIDEHLVQITFSMGISICPEQGNDVEKLLKLADTALYQAKGKGRNQFHYYSMQLYEEYQKIHGLDKDLQCAYDNQEFFLMYQPFYDINSGEIIGLETLLRWNHPEKGVLEASHFIQTLEKSPLIIPVSEWIIKTACKQAKIWQDKHVPFGSVAINISTVQFLRQPLSKLISDVLAETQLDSTCIELEITETIFIEYSDKLFEEIKSLKELGINLVMDDFGTGYSGLSYLKNLPVNKIKLDKAFVKNCDIDQLDQTIISGITMMAHNLNIKVIAEGVENESQLHILRAHGVDGIQGYYYSRPLTTEGCETYLTKNQLEKLPKI from the coding sequence ATGGTTTCCATATCCGGATATACATTACAAGAAAGAATGCGGAATAATCATAATATAGATACCTATTATGCCTTGCGACGAAAAGATAGTTATAAAGTTCTGTTAAAAAAACCTAATAATCACAATGCCCCTTCAGAAAACTTAGCCATTTTACAGCATGAATATAATCTACTGCAAAAAATTACCGCCCCCACCATTATAAAAGCTTATGATTTTATTCAGAATTTTTCAGAACCTGTTTTAATTTTAGAAGGGGTAGAGGGACAACTTTTAAGTTTATACCTTAAAGAACAGCAATTATCAATCAGTGATTTTTTAAGTTTAGCACTACAGTTAGTTGATATTATTGAGGAATTACATCAATTAAAAATTATTCATAAAGAAATAAACCCTACAAATATTATTATCGATCCCAATAAATTAACTCTAAAATTAATTGATTTGAGTGCTTCCACTAAATTATCTGATGAAACATTTGATTATTTAAATTTAGATGGATTTAAAGAAAGTTGGGCCTATATTTCGCCTGAGCAAACTGGACGAATTAATCGTCCAGTGGATTATAGGACTGATTTTTATTCATTAGGCATTATGTTTTTTGAAATGCTAACTAATCAACTACCTTTTTCAACAGCAGATCCGCTTGAATTATTTCACTGTCATATTGCTAAACAACCACCCGCTGTCCATGAAATTCGCCGAGAAGTACCAGAAATCCTCACTAATATCATTGCTAAATTATTACAAAAAATGCCTGAAGAACGTTACTCAAGTACGATTGGATTAAGATATGATCTGCAGGAATGCCAAAAACAATGGCATGCTAAGGGCGGTATTAATAAGTTTAAATTAGCACTAAAGGATAAAAAAGACTACTTAAGTATCTCGCGTAATTTGTACGGCAGAGAAGAACAAGTGCGCCAGCTACTGGAAGCGTTTGAACGTGTAAGTCGGGGCACTAAGGAATTAATTTTTATTGCCGGCTATTCAGGAATAGGTAAAACCTCTTTAGTTAAAGAAGTGCACAAACCCATCATGCAGTATAGAGGGTATTATATTCAAGGTAAATTTGACCAATTACAGCAAAGTATACCTTATAGCGGTATCGTAGCAGCCTTTCAAAATTTAGTTAAGCAAGTATTATTAGAAAGTGAAGCACGCTTGCAAGAAATAAAAACATATTTGACTCAAGCCTTAGGAAATGTGGGGCAAGTAGTTATTGACGTTATTCCTGATGTTGAGCTTATCATCGGTAAGCAACCCCCGGTCCATCAATTGAATCCAAGTGAGGCACAAGCGCGATTTAATTTGGTTTTTCAAAATTTTGTACGTGTATTTGCCCAAGCCACTCATCCTTTAGTGATGTTTTTGGACGATTTACAATGGGCTGATACCTCATCCCTTAATTTTATCGAAACGTTATTACAAGACAGGGAAACTAATTATTTGCTCATCATTGGTGCCTATCGAGATAATGAAGTTCATGCTAATCATCCATTACAGTTTACAATAGACAGTCTAAAAAAAACGAAAGCGCCGTTTACCACGTTAACACTACAACCTTTGCACTTAAGCGACACGCAACAACTTTTATTTGACACATTATCTGGGCCTATGGAGGAAATTCGCAAGCTTGCCAAATGCATATACGATAAAACGCAGGGGAATCCTTTTTTTATTAACGAATTTATTAAAATTATTCATCAAGAAAAAATACTCAATTTTTCTTACGATAGGGGAACATGGGAATGGGACTTAGATAAAATAAAGCAGCAAAATGCAACCGATAATGTCGTTGAATTACTTACTACGAAAATTCATTTACTGTCAAAACCTACCCAAGAAAATCTAAAATTAGCCTCATGCCTTGGGCATCGGTTTGATTTTAAAACCTTACTTACAGTGACCGGCCAAAGTGTTCGAGAGACCGCAGAGCGATTATGCGATGCGATTAAAGCGGGTTTAATTTATCCGCTTGAGGAACCCTATAAAACAGTTGGTTTAATCGGGTTAGAAGAAATTATTACTGATCTTAACATCAGTTCCTTAAACTATCGCTTTGCTCATGACCGGATTCAACAGGCTAGTTATGGCCTTATTAGCCAACAAGATAGACCTACTATTCATCTTAAAATAGCGCGCTTACTTTTAAATGAGAAAATCCTTAAGCATCAAGATGAAAGTTTGTTTGAAGTGATGAATCACTTTAACCAAAGTTTACCGTTTATCACGGATAACGAAGAGCGGTTATTATTAGCCAAATATAATCTCTGGGCCGGCCAAAAAGCAAAGCGTGCTGCAGCTTATTATACGGCTAATGATTATTTAACAGCAGGCGTGGCACTACTTGAAAAGGATTGTTGGACAAGTGACTATAATCTCACCTTCCAACTGTACAAAGAGCTTGCCGTTTGTAAGTATCTTATTAGTGATTTTAAGGCAGCTGACCAGTATTTCTCACAGATACTAAGCTATATTAGTGACACGCTTGATATTCTCGAAGTTAATCGCCTTAAAATTGAAATGTTTTCAACATTAGGAAAACATACGGAAGCGTTAGATATAGGGCTCAATGTTTTAAGAAATTTTGGTATAAAAATACCTAAAAAACCAAGCACGGTGCAAACCCTATTTGCAATTTTTAGAATTAAATTTCAAATCAGAAAGGCACGCATCGAGGACATTGACCTACAACCCATGACCAATAAGACGCAACGAGCCATTGCTGATCTAATTACGCAATTGTTTAATAGTGCCTTTATTACCAATCAGCAATTATTTGTAATTCTTATCTGTAAAAGCATTAATTTAAGTTTAATCCATGGGTATACCGAAAGTACTTCCATGGCCATGCCTGTCTATGCCTTTGTAATTATGCATACCTTTAATCTATATGAGGATGCCCTGGCTTTTGTCAAACTCTATAATAATTTAAAGAAAAAATACGGCTCTTCTAATTTTGAAGGCAAAAATCAATTTGTATTGGGTACTTTTATCGAGCCTTATCAAATATCATTTAACCTTTGTAATAACACCGTCATTAAAGCCTTTAAGCTTTGCTGTGAAGTGGGTGATTTAGTCTACAGTAACTATTGTGAATTACTTTTGGTTATCCATGCTTTTTCAGCTGCAAAAGATTTAAATGAGGTGAAAAAAAATATTAAATCGTTTTTGTCTTTCACAACCCGAGTTAATACCTCTGACTTTATGATGATAGGGCAGTTTTGGGAATACGCCATCCAGTGTTTAGAGACGTTTGAGTTAGCAAATCTTGAGGAATCCATCCGTTTTGAAGAACTCATTATTAAGGGAAAAAATACCACAGAATTAAGTTTTTTTTACAGTACCTTAACTCGTTTACATTTTTTACTTGGAAATTATGAAGCAGCAATTAAATCTGGTTTAAATCATGAACGTTATTCAGATTATGATAAAGGCTTAATTAGTCATCTAGATGGTAAATTTTTCTTCGCTTTAGCTTTGTTTTATGACTATCCTAATGCTACCAAAAGCCAGCGTAGATTTTATTTAAAGAAACTAAATTACCTTTTAGTATTTATTAACAAATATGCGACTTGGTGCCCTAGTAATTTTGAAGCTTATGCCTTACTTATGACCGCTGAGATGGCCAATCTTAAAAAACAAGATGCTTTAGGCTTGTATGAGCAAGCCATTGAAGCCGCTCTCGCCAGTAGGCTCATTTTAGTGGCAGCTATCGCGAGTGAAAGTGCGGCTCATTATTGTCTAGCTAATAAAATGCAGCGATTGGCAAACTTATATTTGCAAAATGCCTACCGGTATTTTACTGATTGGGGTGCTATCGCTAAGGTGCAATGGCTAGAAAAAGCTTACCCTGATCTAAATCGTGATAATGCCTTACAAAAATTAGGGACTCAGCAAAGTAATGCCCCCAATTTAGATATGCTGGCTATCTTAAAATTTACTCAGCTTATCTCCAGTGAAATTCGCCTGGATAAATTATTACAAAAATTCATGGTAATTGTGCTAGAAACTGCCGGCGCACAGCGCAGTATTATCCTTGCCAAAGTTAACGATAACTGGGTCGTTGAAGCAGAAGGAAGTCTTGAGCAACAAGCTATTTATTTGAATAGCTTATCGTTAGAAGAAGCGCATCCGAGCTACCCAGTCTCCATTTTAAACTACGTGCAAAGAACCCAAAAGCCCATTATATTAAACGATGCAACCCAATCTGAGATTGGTTTTCATGATGCGTATGTGCAACAAGAATGCCCGCGATCTGTGTTAATGATGCCCTTGTTTTATAAAGGCCAATTGTGTCGTATCCTTTATTTAGAAAATAAAAGCACCACGCATATCTTTACGCCTAATCACTTAGACGGTTTACAATTATTGTCAGCACAAGCAATGACATCGCTTGAAAATGCAAAACTTTATTATCAAGCCACGCACGACCCTTTAACAGGACTTGCCAATCGCAATATGCTTTATGAAATATTTCAACAAACTGCGAAACAAATAACTCGCTCCCAAGATAAATTAGCCCTGTTATTTTTAGATTTGGATTATTTCAAAGTCATTAATGATACCTTAGGTCATGATAATGGTGATAAATTACTTATGCACGTTGCCAAAACATTTAATACTATTTTGCGTGAAGGTGATGTAGCAGCAAGGTTAGGAGGGGATGAATTTGCGATTATGTTGGCAAACATTAACACCAAAGAGCAAATCACCCGCATTGTTGAGCGCATCTTTCAAGAATTAGTAAAACCTGTATGCATAGACGAACATTTAGTGCAAATCACCTTCAGCATGGGTATTAGTATCTGCCCTGAACAGGGCAATGATGTTGAAAAATTGCTTAAGCTTGCTGATACAGCGCTTTATCAAGCAAAAGGTAAAGGGCGTAATCAGTTTCATTATTACTCTATGCAATTGTATGAAGAGTATCAAAAAATCCATGGCCTAGATAAGGATTTACAATGTGCTTATGATAACCAGGAATTCTTTTTAATGTATCAGCCTTTTTATGATATCAATTCGGGAGAAATCATAGGACTTGAAACATTACTACGCTGGAACCACCCTGAAAAAGGAGTGTTGGAAGCCAGTCATTTCATTCAAACATTAGAAAAAAGCCCACTTATTATTCCAGTAAGTGAATGGATTATTAAAACCGCGTGTAAACAAGCTAAAATTTGGCAAGATAAACATGTACCTTTTGGCTCGGTCGCTATTAATATTTCTACCGTCCAATTTCTACGCCAACCCTTAAGTAAACTTATCAGCGACGTGCTCGCTGAAACGCAACTAGATTCTACTTGTATTGAGCTAGAAATTACTGAAACCATTTTTATTGAATACAGTGATAAATTATTTGAAGAAATTAAATCCCTCAAAGAATTAGGCATTAACCTCGTGATGGATGATTTTGGCACAGGCTATTCGGGTTTATCTTATTTAAAAAATCTACCGGTTAATAAAATAAAATTAGATAAAGCGTTTGTGAAAAATTGTGATATCGATCAGCTCGATCAAACAATAATCAGTGGGATTACGATGATGGCTCATAATTTAAACATCAAGGTCATTGCCGAAGGTGTGGAAAATGAGAGCCAACTTCATATACTTAGAGCGCATGGGGTCGATGGAATTCAAGGCTATTATTATTCACGCCCACTGACCACCGAGGGGTGTGAAACTTATTTAACTAAAAATCAATTAGAGAAACTACCAAAAATATGA
- a CDS encoding GGDEF domain-containing protein, with protein MKRKTTFRLQDECFLLLLQNSLKSIPFNIFLATFIWGYLLYRGAPSLSGSIWYSLMVISTISRWINSKQCITNQIYILNKRATRNRFLLLTFITGSLWGLCYVIFYPYFSAMHQNVITLVLGGMAAGGLASLSVYTPAYYAYLFPMFLPLIIYNYWLADIDHILLATMFVLFVVMLVVTANYSSYLLQETIQLTKEKDKALKEVQRVSITDALTGLYNRRYFDERLNEEFRRAKRDNHSLNLILIDVDDFKNINDNYGHPSGDLFLKDLANEIKVVAQRASDTAFRIGGDEFAAILSNTSLEDAIIICNKMQKKFKQETSTGKSTISIGIVGVSPVCADSVSEIISAADKTLYEAKKSGKNQIRSKKFNC; from the coding sequence ATGAAAAGGAAGACAACTTTTCGACTACAGGATGAGTGTTTTTTATTGCTTCTGCAAAATTCACTCAAATCAATTCCATTTAATATTTTTTTAGCCACGTTTATCTGGGGATATTTATTATACCGCGGTGCGCCCTCATTATCCGGTAGTATTTGGTATTCACTCATGGTCATATCTACCATTTCTCGCTGGATAAATAGTAAACAATGCATTACCAATCAAATTTATATCTTAAATAAACGAGCAACTAGAAATCGTTTTTTATTGCTCACTTTTATAACCGGAAGTTTATGGGGGCTATGTTACGTCATTTTCTATCCCTATTTCTCTGCCATGCATCAAAATGTTATTACGTTGGTGCTAGGAGGGATGGCTGCAGGCGGCTTAGCCTCACTATCAGTTTATACGCCAGCTTATTACGCTTATTTATTTCCTATGTTTTTACCGTTAATTATTTATAATTATTGGCTTGCTGATATAGACCATATACTTTTAGCAACCATGTTTGTCCTTTTTGTAGTTATGCTCGTCGTGACCGCAAACTACTCGTCTTATTTATTGCAAGAAACTATTCAACTGACGAAAGAGAAAGACAAAGCCTTAAAAGAAGTTCAGCGCGTGTCAATTACCGATGCATTAACCGGACTTTATAATCGTCGCTATTTTGATGAACGGCTTAATGAAGAGTTTAGACGGGCTAAACGAGATAATCATTCACTTAATTTAATCTTAATTGACGTGGATGACTTTAAAAACATTAATGATAATTATGGTCATCCTTCTGGTGATTTATTTTTAAAAGACTTAGCTAATGAGATAAAAGTGGTTGCTCAAAGGGCAAGTGATACCGCTTTTCGTATTGGCGGTGATGAATTTGCTGCTATTTTGTCTAATACCTCGTTGGAGGATGCCATTATTATTTGTAATAAAATGCAAAAAAAATTTAAACAGGAAACTTCTACGGGTAAATCCACTATTAGTATCGGTATCGTCGGTGTCTCGCCAGTTTGTGCAGACAGTGTCAGTGAAATTATTTCGGCTGCCGATAAAACCTTATATGAGGCTAAAAAATCAGGGAAAAATCAAATACGCTCTAAGAAGTTCAATTGTTAA
- a CDS encoding SDR family NAD(P)-dependent oxidoreductase encodes MATSLDKKIVLITGASSGIGEACAKLLAAQGANLILTARRFNKLQALANTLQQKHAIEVLPIELDVRDQEAMGNFYETLPTAWQPIDILINNAGLALATDPIQQGQTDNWDTMIDTNIKGLLYISRFILPSMIKRGQGHVVNMGSVAGQDCYVNGNVYCATKHAVRSITKSMRLDLAGTGIRVTEIAPGAVDTEFSVVRWNDAEKAKAFYQGFDPLMGEDIADAVLYALTRPAHVNIAEMTIFPTAQASCSLISRTEKS; translated from the coding sequence ATGGCTACCTCTTTAGATAAAAAAATTGTTTTAATTACGGGTGCATCAAGTGGCATTGGTGAGGCATGTGCCAAGCTATTAGCAGCGCAGGGCGCTAATTTAATTCTTACAGCAAGGCGCTTTAATAAACTCCAAGCCTTAGCCAATACGCTGCAACAAAAACATGCTATAGAGGTTCTTCCTATTGAATTAGATGTACGGGACCAAGAAGCCATGGGCAATTTTTATGAAACATTACCAACCGCCTGGCAACCCATTGATATTCTAATCAATAATGCTGGTTTAGCGTTAGCCACAGACCCAATTCAGCAGGGGCAAACCGATAATTGGGACACCATGATCGATACCAACATTAAGGGATTACTCTATATCAGTCGTTTTATCTTACCAAGCATGATTAAACGAGGTCAGGGGCACGTAGTCAATATGGGTTCAGTTGCTGGCCAAGATTGTTATGTCAATGGCAATGTTTATTGTGCAACGAAGCATGCTGTTAGAAGCATTACTAAATCCATGCGCCTTGATTTAGCAGGAACAGGTATTCGGGTAACAGAAATTGCGCCAGGCGCTGTAGACACGGAATTTAGTGTCGTACGCTGGAATGATGCTGAAAAAGCAAAAGCATTTTATCAAGGGTTTGATCCATTAATGGGTGAAGATATTGCCGATGCAGTACTTTATGCCCTCACCCGGCCGGCCCATGTCAATATTGCTGAAATGACTATTTTTCCCACAGCACAAGCAAGTTGCAGTCTTATTAGCAGAACTGAGAAATCATAA